The following are encoded in a window of Narcine bancroftii isolate sNarBan1 chromosome 2, sNarBan1.hap1, whole genome shotgun sequence genomic DNA:
- the mos gene encoding proto-oncogene serine/threonine-protein kinase mos: protein MPSPIPVHRVLPKGFPLAITLRPCSSPNQVQGKRRRFLSRKTRELPQRPWCTIVWDELKLLDLLGSGGFGWVYKGTYYGKTVAIKKVRKCTKNKLAARQSFWAELNVAHLIHENIVKVVAATTSVPADPKAEDSVGIIIMEYAGGTSLDHRIYNCAESLDAGECLGFSSDIVSGLNFLHSHRIVHLDLKPANVLIADSGRCKIGDFGCSHKLEEGNDLIPNRQLRHLGGTYTHRAPELLRGCNTTIKADIYSFAITLWQMVSRDHPFSGDRQCVMYAVVAYNLRPSFSSVFNETLMGRKIRSVIDHCWENEPIDRPNAVQLLETINNLKSL, encoded by the coding sequence ATGCCGTCGCCTATTCCTGTTCACCGAGTGTTACCGAAAGGATTCCCGCTTGCGATTACTCTGCGACCTTGTAGCAGTCCTAATCAAGTCCAAGGAAAGAGACGTCGTTTCCTTTCCAGAAAAACGAGGGAGTTGCCGCAACGCCCTTGGTGTACGATCGTTTGGGATGAATTAAAGCTGTTGGATCTTTTGGGCTCGGGCGGTTTCGGCTGGGTTTATAAAGGCACTTATTATGGCAAAACTGTGGCGATAAAGAAGGTAAGAAAGTGCACAAAGAACAAATTGGCCGCCAGGCAGAGTTTCTGGGCAGAGTTGAACGTGGCGCACCTGATCCATGAGAACATTGTGAAAGTGGTCGCTGCGACGACCTCTGTCCCTGCGGATCCAAAAGCCGAGGATAGCGTGGGCATAATCATCATGGAATACGCCGGAGGGACCAGTCTGGACCACAGGATTTATAACTGTGCAGAATCGCTGGACGCCGGAGAATGTTTGGGGTTTTCAAGTGACATTGTAAGTGGCTTGAATTTCCTCCACTCGCACAGGATTGTCCATCTCGATTTGAAACCAGCCAACGTACTGATCGCCGACTCCGGACGATGTAAAATTGGGGATTTTGGATGTTCTCACAAGCTGGAGGAGGGCAATGACTTGATTCCTAATCGCCAGTTACGGCACCTGGGGGGTACCTATACCCACCGAGCGCCAGAGCTACTGAGGGGTTGTAACACTACGATCAAGGCGGATATTTATTCCTTTGCGATCACACTCTGGCAGATGGTGAGCAGAGACCACCCCTTCTCGGGCGATCGCCAGTGCGTCATGTACGCGGTTGTAGCTTATAATCTACGCCCGTCCTTTTCGTCTGTTTTCAACGAGACTTTGATGGGCCGGAAGATTCGGTCAGTCATCGATCACTGTTGGGAAAATGAACCAATTGATAGAC